The Nitrospirota bacterium nucleotide sequence ACCTCGATCCGCCGCAGGTCCACGAACTCCGGCGCCGTCAGACCGAGGCTCTCCCGGTAGGCCCGGTCCGCGATCCCCCGCTGCCGCTCGGCCTTCTCCCTGGCCTCCTCCGCCTTCTGGAACTCCACCATCGTGATGCGCCGCTGCTCCTGGATGATGGTCTGGGCCGTCTGCTCGAGGACCCCCTTGGGCGGCAGGATGCTGCCGACCACGACCCGGTTCAGCCGCACGGGAATGTTCTGCTTCTCGATGATGCGCGTCCGGACCTCCCGCTCGATGGCGTCCTGGAGCATGGCCCGCGTCGCCGGCTTGGTGGTGAGCTCGAAGAGCTGGTACTTCTGGACCTCCTCGCGCACGACCGTGCGGAAGGCCTCCTTCACGTTGTTGACGTACCAGCTCGGACCGAACCGGGAAATCAGCTCCGGAGACCGCCCCTCGATCACGTTGGCAATCAAGAACGCGTCGAACGACACGGGCGCGTTCTCCGCCGAGATGATGTCGAAATGCTCCGAGTACTGAATCGGGCGGATGTCCACGTCGATGATCTCGGTCGTGAAGGCCACGAACACGCGCCCCGTCGAGACCGGGACCGGATCGACTCCCCCGTGCCCGAAGAACATGGGCTTCATCACCTGCACGCCCTCGTGGCCAGCGTCGATCGCCGGCATGACGCAGCCCGACATCGTCAGCAACAGACAGACCGTGCCCCAGATGCTCGCGTGTCTTTTCTCTGAGCCAGTCATAACACCCTCCCTCTCCGTTCGCGCCATGTGCGGGCGAGGCCGGTCGAAACGACGCGGCGAACGAACCGGCGCGCTCGGGTCAGCTTATGAAGAAGGAACGAAGGAAGTCAAATCGGGGACAATCGGCGTGCGTGACCATGGACTCGGCCGGACTCCAGGGCCGGTCACATGA carries:
- a CDS encoding SPFH domain-containing protein; translation: MTGSEKRHASIWGTVCLLLTMSGCVMPAIDAGHEGVQVMKPMFFGHGGVDPVPVSTGRVFVAFTTEIIDVDIRPIQYSEHFDIISAENAPVSFDAFLIANVIEGRSPELISRFGPSWYVNNVKEAFRTVVREEVQKYQLFELTTKPATRAMLQDAIEREVRTRIIEKQNIPVRLNRVVVGSILPPKGVLEQTAQTIIQEQRRITMVEFQKAEEAREKAERQRGIADRAYRESLGLTAPEFVDLRRIEVQKEIVSHAPTSNLTIIMGMEKVGINLPPIGVEK